A region of Lujinxingia sediminis DNA encodes the following proteins:
- a CDS encoding helicase-associated domain-containing protein: MRPDRPSTSGPLAADEFRSLLERGYADASVRFLARAWRCEPRVETLIAAIDDADQRPLDPASLTELERAVFLLLQERGGRGRGENLRRDLLLRGFGESEPTLASLIAAGLLIPIPAAADHDCDIEVLLERGSFLQHDLALTPATLANLEAAPDALNIDVPTFNDVTIEPTISSVDDLELNLLHLASLIRRDPLKLNKDGTPNRRSLARAARGISMPGQLGEVAGDLDLHDPHQLDYLTFLAALGRELGILGPDGDRYRTGDAALAEYFHAPGPERDRRLGEALQRLRYWNEVESVRLAEMTLRGADDQHFSQRESTGEPLIGARGFVLSVLRRASVREWASVAAITELCTQIDRQYLDRTLSKMAGQCEPTQFIDAMLERTLSWSGLLQFGRTDDNQRVARLSPRGARALGLEGSELPNPQGGCLIVQPNFEVMVFLDNAPVSVLHELYRVGERRKLSDRVATFQLAAESVQRGYSLGASAKALVELLNTFGHTPVPEAVAFQLNDWERVHQRLTIHRQGVLLRHPDPERFDMIIGQLEHDLRESSHRAIRLGARDAFVTTAEHDAIRRAAEAHPSLTLSSTGAPARTLYFVDPLVVMADPYELDVVTQVELGYLTDVVEDESSPRSRFFALNMEKIRARFSQDPLAQIVAFLDARCPGGLPTGQAMRLQAELDRPARAHLAEELIVLSFEDRLSADRFAGLEEAPDLIERRLGHLHFVIAADARDLLDEILEETGLTLHKSPFDRDE, translated from the coding sequence ATGCGACCTGACCGGCCATCAACCTCCGGCCCGCTGGCCGCCGATGAGTTTCGGAGCCTGCTGGAGCGAGGCTACGCCGATGCCAGCGTGCGTTTTCTGGCCCGCGCCTGGCGTTGCGAACCCCGCGTCGAGACGCTGATCGCTGCGATCGACGACGCCGACCAACGACCTCTCGATCCCGCTTCGCTCACCGAGCTTGAACGCGCAGTCTTCTTGCTGCTCCAGGAGCGCGGCGGCCGCGGCCGCGGCGAAAACCTCCGCCGCGACCTGCTCCTGAGGGGGTTTGGGGAATCCGAGCCCACCCTGGCCTCGCTTATCGCCGCCGGCCTGCTTATCCCTATTCCGGCCGCCGCCGACCACGACTGCGACATCGAGGTGCTGCTCGAGCGCGGATCCTTTTTGCAACACGACCTGGCGCTGACCCCGGCCACCCTGGCCAACCTCGAAGCCGCGCCGGACGCGCTCAACATCGACGTCCCCACCTTCAACGATGTGACCATCGAGCCCACGATCAGCTCCGTCGACGATCTGGAGCTCAACCTCCTGCACCTCGCCTCGCTGATCCGCCGCGACCCGCTCAAACTTAATAAAGACGGCACGCCCAACCGTCGATCTCTGGCGCGCGCCGCCCGCGGCATCAGCATGCCCGGCCAACTCGGCGAGGTCGCAGGCGATCTCGACCTTCACGATCCTCACCAGCTCGACTACCTGACCTTTTTGGCTGCCCTGGGGCGTGAGCTCGGCATTCTGGGGCCCGACGGCGATCGTTACCGCACCGGCGACGCTGCCCTCGCGGAGTATTTTCATGCGCCCGGCCCCGAGCGCGATCGCCGCCTGGGCGAGGCGCTTCAGCGCCTGCGCTACTGGAACGAAGTGGAGAGCGTGCGCCTGGCCGAGATGACCTTGCGTGGCGCCGACGATCAGCATTTCTCCCAGCGAGAGTCCACCGGAGAACCCCTGATCGGCGCGCGCGGCTTTGTCCTCTCCGTGCTGCGCCGCGCCTCGGTTCGCGAGTGGGCCTCGGTGGCTGCGATCACCGAACTCTGCACCCAGATCGACCGCCAGTACCTCGATCGCACCCTCTCGAAGATGGCCGGCCAGTGCGAACCCACGCAGTTTATCGACGCGATGCTCGAGCGCACCTTGAGCTGGTCGGGCCTCTTGCAATTTGGACGCACCGACGACAACCAGCGGGTGGCCCGCCTCTCGCCACGCGGTGCCCGCGCGCTCGGACTGGAAGGCTCGGAGCTCCCCAACCCGCAAGGCGGCTGCCTGATTGTGCAGCCTAACTTCGAGGTGATGGTCTTTCTCGACAACGCCCCGGTCTCGGTTCTGCACGAACTCTACCGCGTCGGAGAACGCCGCAAACTCTCCGATCGCGTCGCCACCTTCCAGCTCGCAGCAGAGTCCGTGCAGCGCGGATATTCGCTGGGCGCGAGTGCAAAAGCACTCGTCGAGTTGCTCAACACCTTCGGACACACGCCGGTGCCTGAGGCGGTCGCCTTCCAACTCAACGACTGGGAGCGCGTCCACCAGCGCCTGACGATCCATCGCCAGGGCGTGCTCCTTCGCCACCCCGATCCCGAACGCTTCGATATGATCATCGGGCAGCTCGAACATGATCTTCGAGAGAGCTCCCACCGCGCCATTCGTCTCGGCGCACGGGACGCCTTTGTCACCACCGCCGAGCACGACGCCATCCGCCGCGCCGCCGAGGCTCACCCCTCGCTCACACTGAGTTCGACAGGCGCACCGGCCCGCACCCTCTACTTTGTCGACCCTCTGGTGGTCATGGCCGACCCGTATGAGCTCGACGTCGTCACCCAGGTCGAGCTCGGATACCTGACCGACGTCGTAGAAGACGAATCATCGCCGCGCTCACGCTTCTTCGCACTCAACATGGAAAAGATCCGCGCGCGCTTCTCCCAAGACCCTTTAGCTCAGATCGTCGCCTTCCTCGACGCGCGCTGCCCCGGCGGACTGCCCACCGGCCAGGCGATGCGCCTGCAAGCCGAGCTCGACCGCCCCGCCAGAGCTCACCTTGCCGAAGAACTCATCGTCTTGAGTTTCGAGGATCGCCTCAGTGCGGACCGCTTCGCAGGCCTTGAAGAAGCCCCCGACCTCATCGAGCGCCGCCTGGGGCACCTGCATTTCGTCATCGCTGCTGACGCCCGCGATCTCCTCGATGAGATCCTCGAAGAAACCGGTCTGACCCTCCACAAGAGCCCGTTTGACCGCGACGAATAA
- a CDS encoding hydroxymethylglutaryl-CoA lyase gives MDADIRFFEVGPRDGLQNESRVLSCDERVAMIEGLVKAGVRDVEIGSFVHPRWVPQMAQTDEVARQIRREEGVRYWALVPNLKGLERAAAADVRHVAVFMSATEAHNQSNLNRSLDESLAALKRTTEAAVAQGMVVRAYISTVFGCPFEGDVDFERVLEIGEELLANGAEHLSLGDTIGAGTPLQVADGCGQAVERFGVDRVALHLHDTQGLAVASALLAYQAGVRLFDGAVGGMGGCPYAPGAAGNLASEDLVNLMLSMGARVETSLDGLCEVTDWLSEQVGLTTRSRYYPYWRSQQEQDT, from the coding sequence ATGGACGCAGATATTCGATTTTTTGAAGTGGGCCCGCGCGACGGGCTGCAGAATGAGTCGCGGGTGCTCTCGTGTGATGAGCGCGTGGCCATGATCGAGGGACTGGTCAAAGCCGGGGTGCGCGATGTGGAGATCGGCAGCTTTGTGCATCCGCGCTGGGTGCCGCAGATGGCGCAGACCGATGAGGTTGCCCGACAGATCCGGCGAGAGGAGGGGGTGCGTTACTGGGCGCTGGTTCCCAACCTGAAGGGGCTGGAGCGGGCGGCGGCGGCTGATGTCCGCCACGTGGCGGTGTTCATGTCGGCGACGGAGGCGCATAACCAGTCGAACCTCAACCGCTCGCTCGACGAGAGCCTGGCCGCGCTTAAACGCACCACCGAGGCAGCTGTGGCGCAGGGGATGGTCGTGCGGGCGTATATTTCGACGGTTTTTGGTTGCCCTTTTGAAGGGGATGTCGACTTTGAGCGGGTGCTCGAGATTGGCGAGGAACTTCTGGCCAATGGTGCCGAGCATCTCTCGCTGGGCGATACGATCGGTGCGGGCACCCCGCTGCAGGTTGCAGACGGGTGTGGGCAGGCAGTGGAGCGATTTGGTGTGGACCGGGTCGCGTTGCACCTGCATGACACCCAGGGGCTGGCGGTTGCCAGCGCGCTGCTTGCGTATCAGGCCGGTGTGCGACTTTTTGACGGCGCGGTGGGCGGCATGGGCGGCTGCCCTTACGCCCCGGGTGCGGCGGGAAATCTGGCCAGTGAGGATCTGGTCAACTTGATGCTCTCGATGGGCGCGCGGGTTGAGACCTCCCTGGACGGACTGTGTGAGGTCACCGACTGGCTCTCAGAGCAGGTCGGCCTGACCACCCGCTCGCGCTATTACCCTTATTGGCGGTCTCAACAGGAGCAGGACACGTGA
- a CDS encoding DUF4388 domain-containing protein, with product MENLLIISAEASVVSRLTQALSPQARISQARGWDDARRQLIQEPAQVVVIGPDLADPAQSAHFVALDSVLSQDGTPAFVLAERLTPALSQMGAAFVSVAGVVPLPRNPGDWDELFDALQKALNARQRTLQKQARESGGSATELSVRLPRVSEGRLSSIPFARLLYSISMHQDSGRLTLRSGKITREFGFKGGHFLEPAHHALADSTALTSVFAWPDGDFTFTPDTNLEGSRTSLVPLMIQGVTTHLPQRQVMESLMPMMASYPVLTQFWEKRRASLRWKVLAKLMGGCDGQKSLEKLLSLMGSDVTEGFRAALFARDIDLWVFRSEPTPRPVRIQYAHLNASPGASSAGSSRPVSSRPKRTSSSPSAHAPDLRGIRPATGRTQSLDVQLREKLTTMERMSPHEVFGLWKGCGREAVKERFYVLVKEHHPDVYGGNLSTEIKETAQRIFIGVRNAYTELMKLEHKQTVPPPSQSVVTAPAPGSEASAQNAQSLRAGRKRLSTLHPGQLNPGGEGLAEDSQARFTPRTQTPGRLRRHSTPIGMGRRPTTQHPDLKSQLGDAATTPSQPTPPARTTPGAGTPQRDRTASLSGARRKRTSSLSGAGLDHESSDVDWRREQLERLGRSPTRSRRPTPAPLNNAGIPTAADPARDAFNAGYPLVKQLAYNEALPYLQRALKGEPDNGLYMTFEAYARFQLDASQADSALEQLQKAIATGHRQAMPDAYLFAGIILKARGKERRAYEHFKQAYKLNPASLEAEREIRLYERRHPQSESEAGGFFKNLFKK from the coding sequence ATGGAGAACCTCCTCATCATTAGCGCTGAGGCCTCGGTGGTCTCGAGGCTCACGCAGGCGCTCTCGCCACAGGCCCGTATCAGCCAGGCCAGAGGCTGGGATGACGCCCGCCGCCAGCTGATACAAGAGCCGGCTCAGGTCGTTGTTATCGGCCCCGATCTGGCCGATCCCGCCCAGAGCGCCCATTTCGTGGCGCTGGACAGCGTCTTAAGTCAGGACGGCACCCCTGCTTTCGTGCTCGCTGAGCGCCTCACGCCGGCCCTCTCGCAGATGGGCGCAGCCTTCGTAAGTGTGGCCGGGGTCGTACCGCTGCCTCGCAACCCCGGTGACTGGGACGAACTTTTTGACGCGCTCCAAAAAGCGCTCAACGCTCGTCAGCGCACGCTGCAAAAGCAGGCGCGCGAGAGCGGAGGGTCCGCCACCGAACTCTCGGTGCGCCTTCCCAGGGTCTCCGAAGGACGGCTCAGCTCCATCCCTTTTGCGCGCCTTCTGTACAGCATCTCCATGCATCAGGACTCCGGACGGCTCACGCTGCGCTCGGGAAAAATAACGCGCGAGTTCGGCTTTAAGGGAGGTCATTTTCTGGAGCCGGCCCATCACGCGTTGGCCGATAGTACCGCGCTGACCAGCGTCTTTGCCTGGCCCGATGGCGACTTCACCTTCACACCAGACACCAACCTCGAAGGCAGCCGCACCTCCCTGGTCCCCCTGATGATTCAGGGTGTCACCACGCATCTTCCCCAACGTCAGGTCATGGAGAGCCTGATGCCGATGATGGCATCCTACCCGGTGCTCACGCAGTTCTGGGAGAAACGTCGCGCCTCGTTACGCTGGAAAGTCCTGGCGAAGTTGATGGGAGGCTGCGACGGCCAGAAGTCGCTTGAGAAGCTGCTCAGCCTGATGGGCAGCGATGTGACCGAGGGCTTCCGAGCAGCTCTCTTTGCGCGCGACATCGACCTCTGGGTCTTTCGAAGCGAGCCCACGCCACGCCCGGTGCGCATCCAGTATGCGCATCTCAACGCCTCACCCGGCGCGTCATCGGCCGGCTCGTCACGCCCGGTGTCCTCACGTCCGAAGCGAACCTCCTCCTCGCCATCCGCGCACGCACCGGACTTAAGAGGCATTCGTCCGGCGACCGGCCGCACGCAGAGCCTGGATGTGCAGTTGCGCGAGAAGCTCACGACCATGGAGCGCATGAGCCCTCATGAGGTCTTCGGCCTGTGGAAGGGCTGTGGACGCGAGGCGGTCAAAGAGCGCTTCTACGTGCTGGTTAAGGAGCATCATCCCGACGTCTACGGTGGCAACCTCTCCACCGAGATCAAAGAGACCGCCCAGCGCATCTTCATCGGCGTGCGCAATGCCTACACCGAATTGATGAAGCTCGAGCACAAGCAGACGGTGCCCCCCCCGAGCCAGTCCGTCGTCACTGCTCCAGCCCCGGGCAGCGAGGCCTCGGCCCAAAACGCCCAGTCCCTTCGAGCGGGTCGAAAGCGCCTGAGCACCCTGCATCCCGGACAACTCAACCCCGGTGGCGAAGGTTTGGCCGAAGACTCCCAGGCCCGCTTCACCCCCCGCACGCAGACCCCCGGTCGCTTGCGACGCCACTCCACGCCCATCGGCATGGGACGCAGGCCAACCACGCAACACCCCGATCTGAAGTCTCAGCTGGGCGATGCTGCGACAACGCCCTCCCAACCCACGCCCCCTGCGCGCACCACTCCAGGGGCGGGCACCCCACAGCGCGATCGCACCGCGTCGCTCTCCGGGGCGCGCCGCAAGCGAACTTCCTCGCTCTCCGGCGCCGGCCTGGATCATGAATCCTCCGATGTCGACTGGCGACGCGAACAACTGGAGCGCCTGGGCCGAAGCCCCACCCGCAGCAGGCGCCCCACGCCGGCGCCGCTTAACAACGCCGGTATCCCCACCGCGGCCGATCCAGCCCGCGACGCCTTCAACGCCGGCTACCCCCTCGTTAAGCAGCTCGCCTACAACGAGGCGCTTCCCTACCTCCAGCGTGCGCTGAAGGGTGAGCCCGACAACGGCCTCTACATGACCTTTGAGGCCTACGCTCGCTTCCAGCTCGACGCCTCCCAGGCCGACAGCGCTCTGGAACAGCTCCAGAAAGCCATCGCCACCGGCCACCGCCAGGCCATGCCTGATGCCTACCTCTTCGCCGGCATCATCCTCAAAGCCCGTGGCAAAGAGCGTCGCGCCTACGAGCACTTCAAGCAGGCCTACAAGCTCAACCCGGCAAGCCTGGAAGCCGAGCGCGAGATCCGCCTCTATGAGCGACGTCACCCCCAGAGTGAGAGCGAAGCAGGCGGCTTCTTCAAAAACCTGTTTAAAAAATAG